A genomic stretch from Erigeron canadensis isolate Cc75 chromosome 9, C_canadensis_v1, whole genome shotgun sequence includes:
- the LOC122582839 gene encoding uncharacterized protein LOC122582839 isoform X3, with the protein MIRMCLTSKLGIDIDTLKNAGEDVTFVSEYKNAIQYNQSCLNIWPFIIQECANLFRVTFYLIRVDVDEVNVFSPTGLNAQSFTNIWLIASSETLNIWNTALTTAPPPKDISHIMLQVGLDDATKVVELCRDMVGGEGTPVVNIPANLNTESYSQENNHSLGNIQSLLHSHPQQNKPLSSETAKPKQILEKTQINIKE; encoded by the exons ATGATCCGCATGTGCCTCACGTCCAAACTGGGGATAGATATTGATACCTTGAAGAATGCTGGAGAGGATGTTACCTTTGTGTCTGAATATAAGAACGCGATTCAGTATAATCAGAGTTGCCTAAATATATGGCCGTTTATCATCCAAGAGTGCGCTAATCTCTTTCGGGTGACATTCTACCTTATTCGTGTTGATGTAGACGAGGTTAATGTCTTTTCTCCAACGGGTTTAAATGCCCAATCATTTACTA ATATATGGCTGATAGCCTCTTCAGAGACTTTGAATATCTGGAATACCGCGTTAACAA CTGCCCCTCCACCCAAGGATATTTCCCATATAATGTTGCAGGTGGGACTCGATGATGCAACAAAGGTCGTTGAGTTGTGTAGAGACATGGTGGGGGGTGAAGGTACCCCCGTGGTAAATATTCCTGCGAATCTCAACACCGAATCTTACTCTCAAGAAAATAACCACTCTCTGGGAAATATTCAATCATTGCTACATTCTCATCCTCAACAAAACAAACCACTTTCAAGTGAAACTgcaaaaccaaaacaaatacttgaaaaaacacaaataaatattAAGGAATAA
- the LOC122582839 gene encoding uncharacterized protein LOC122582839 isoform X1 — MKSREDANERLILKEALDRLKLATRVPCSTPDERFSSRLNIFHNGLSVDASNVIDDDHTLFRVVSKSIVYTEDEYDMIRMCLTSKLGIDIDTLKNAGEDVTFVSEYKNAIQYNQSCLNIWPFIIQECANLFRVTFYLIRVDVDEVNVFSPTGLNAQSFTNIWLIASSETLNIWNTALTTAPPPKDISHIMLQVGLDDATKVVELCRDMVGGEGTPVVNIPANLNTESYSQENNHSLGNIQSLLHSHPQQNKPLSSETAKPKQILEKTQINIKE; from the exons ATGAAAAGCCGGGAAGATGCTAATGAGCGCTTGATCTTGAAAGAAGCCCTAGATAGATTAAAACTGGCTACGCGTGTTCCATGTTCCACTCCCGATGAGAGATTTTCAAGCAG ATTAAATATCTTTCACAACGGGTTATCAGTTGATGCTTCAAATGTCATCGATGATGATCACACCCTTTTTAGGGTAGTATCAAAATCTATAGTTTATACGGAAGATGAGTATGATATGATCCGCATGTGCCTCACGTCCAAACTGGGGATAGATATTGATACCTTGAAGAATGCTGGAGAGGATGTTACCTTTGTGTCTGAATATAAGAACGCGATTCAGTATAATCAGAGTTGCCTAAATATATGGCCGTTTATCATCCAAGAGTGCGCTAATCTCTTTCGGGTGACATTCTACCTTATTCGTGTTGATGTAGACGAGGTTAATGTCTTTTCTCCAACGGGTTTAAATGCCCAATCATTTACTA ATATATGGCTGATAGCCTCTTCAGAGACTTTGAATATCTGGAATACCGCGTTAACAA CTGCCCCTCCACCCAAGGATATTTCCCATATAATGTTGCAGGTGGGACTCGATGATGCAACAAAGGTCGTTGAGTTGTGTAGAGACATGGTGGGGGGTGAAGGTACCCCCGTGGTAAATATTCCTGCGAATCTCAACACCGAATCTTACTCTCAAGAAAATAACCACTCTCTGGGAAATATTCAATCATTGCTACATTCTCATCCTCAACAAAACAAACCACTTTCAAGTGAAACTgcaaaaccaaaacaaatacttgaaaaaacacaaataaatattAAGGAATAA
- the LOC122582839 gene encoding uncharacterized protein LOC122582839 isoform X2, with protein MEKWRDTFLDLFMKSREDANERLILKEALDRLKLATRVPCSTPDERFSSRLNIFHNGLSVDASNVIDDDHTLFRVVSKSIVYTEDEYDMIRMCLTSKLGIDIDTLKNAGEDVTFVSEYKNAIQYNQSCLNIWPFIIQECANLFRVTFYLIRVDVDEVNVFSPTGLNAQSFTNIWLIASSETLNIWNTALTTAPPPKDISHIMLQVGLDDATKVVELCRDMVGGEGTPVQLGCPR; from the exons ATGGAGAAGTGGAGGGATACGTTTTTAGATCTCTTCATGAAAAGCCGGGAAGATGCTAATGAGCGCTTGATCTTGAAAGAAGCCCTAGATAGATTAAAACTGGCTACGCGTGTTCCATGTTCCACTCCCGATGAGAGATTTTCAAGCAG ATTAAATATCTTTCACAACGGGTTATCAGTTGATGCTTCAAATGTCATCGATGATGATCACACCCTTTTTAGGGTAGTATCAAAATCTATAGTTTATACGGAAGATGAGTATGATATGATCCGCATGTGCCTCACGTCCAAACTGGGGATAGATATTGATACCTTGAAGAATGCTGGAGAGGATGTTACCTTTGTGTCTGAATATAAGAACGCGATTCAGTATAATCAGAGTTGCCTAAATATATGGCCGTTTATCATCCAAGAGTGCGCTAATCTCTTTCGGGTGACATTCTACCTTATTCGTGTTGATGTAGACGAGGTTAATGTCTTTTCTCCAACGGGTTTAAATGCCCAATCATTTACTA ATATATGGCTGATAGCCTCTTCAGAGACTTTGAATATCTGGAATACCGCGTTAACAA CTGCCCCTCCACCCAAGGATATTTCCCATATAATGTTGCAGGTGGGACTCGATGATGCAACAAAGGTCGTTGAGTTGTGTAGAGACATGGTGGGGGGTGAAGGTACCCCCGTG CAATTAGGGTGTCCAAGATAA